The following are encoded in a window of Brevibacillus sp. DP1.3A genomic DNA:
- the sufD gene encoding Fe-S cluster assembly protein SufD: MSVDVQLRFDSEAITQYSKANQEPAWFLEKRLAGLKAAGELALPALEKTKIDKWNTVDFDPFQTTAKVAAANELSDLVKAQIDVDSVKNLLVQRNASTVFQAVSDELKAQGVIFTTFADALQSHGDLVQKYLLNVIALDEHKLTALHTAVVNGGVFLYVPKNVEVDVPLQAVYEIAGDNALLAPHVLIVAEANSKVTYVDTYVSGEGKSMVANSVVEVYVGAGASVQVASVRSLSVDVHDYSFRRATIDRDGKMEWILGEMNDGNTVANNTTILKGTASIAETKSISVGTGSQRQNLTSQVQHIGTHTESDMVSKAVMTDEAVSILNGITKIEKGAEKANGVQAENILMLSDKSRGDANPILLIDEDDVKAGHAASVGRFSEESIFYLMSRGISRQGAERLIILGFLEPVVAEIPVEEVKNRLRQALERKLG, from the coding sequence ATGAGTGTGGATGTACAGCTACGCTTCGATTCCGAGGCGATCACCCAGTACTCCAAAGCTAATCAGGAGCCTGCCTGGTTCCTGGAAAAGCGCCTCGCTGGACTGAAGGCGGCGGGAGAGCTGGCGCTCCCTGCCTTGGAGAAAACGAAGATTGATAAATGGAATACCGTTGATTTCGATCCGTTCCAAACCACTGCGAAGGTGGCAGCGGCGAATGAACTCAGCGATTTGGTAAAAGCACAAATCGATGTCGACAGCGTGAAAAACCTGTTGGTACAAAGAAATGCTTCTACCGTTTTTCAAGCAGTATCCGATGAGTTGAAGGCACAAGGCGTGATTTTCACGACTTTTGCTGATGCTCTGCAATCACATGGCGATCTCGTACAAAAATATTTGCTGAACGTTATCGCACTTGATGAGCACAAGCTGACTGCGCTGCATACTGCAGTAGTGAATGGTGGCGTATTCCTCTACGTTCCGAAAAACGTGGAAGTAGATGTTCCCCTGCAAGCTGTGTATGAAATCGCAGGCGACAATGCTCTGTTGGCTCCACATGTTTTGATCGTGGCAGAAGCGAACAGCAAAGTAACCTACGTGGATACATATGTATCTGGCGAAGGCAAAAGCATGGTTGCGAACAGCGTTGTTGAAGTATATGTAGGCGCGGGCGCATCTGTGCAAGTAGCTTCTGTACGTTCGCTGTCTGTAGACGTTCACGACTACAGCTTCCGTCGTGCAACCATTGATCGCGATGGAAAAATGGAATGGATTTTGGGTGAGATGAACGATGGCAATACCGTTGCCAACAACACCACCATCCTCAAGGGAACTGCTTCGATCGCAGAGACCAAATCCATTTCTGTAGGTACTGGTTCCCAACGTCAAAACCTCACTTCCCAAGTTCAACATATCGGCACGCACACGGAGTCTGACATGGTGAGCAAGGCTGTTATGACGGATGAAGCAGTGAGTATCCTAAACGGTATCACGAAAATCGAAAAAGGCGCTGAAAAGGCAAACGGCGTACAGGCGGAAAACATCCTGATGCTGAGCGATAAATCTCGCGGTGATGCCAACCCGATCCTGTTGATCGACGAGGATGACGTTAAAGCGGGTCACGCAGCTTCGGTAGGACGTTTTAGTGAAGAGTCTATCTTCTACTTGATGTCTCGTGGTATTTCCCGTCAAGGCGCAGAACGTCTGATCATTCTCGGCTTCCTGGAGCCAGTTGTCGCTGAGATTCCAGTAGAAGAAGTGAAAAACAGACTCCGTCAGGCGCTTGAAAGGAAGTTAGGCTAA
- a CDS encoding cysteine desulfurase, which translates to MNAKELRKYFPILHQEVNGHPLVYLDNGATSQKPIQVIEAMDKYYREYNSNVHRGVHTLGNIATDGYEGAREKVRAFINAREAAEIVFTRGTTSACNTVAYGYARKYLGPGDEIVTTLVEHHANFIPWQQAAKATGATFKFIPLAEDGTVTLEAVKETITDNTKLVAIHHVSNVLGDTTPIKEIAQIAHQHGALLFVDGAQGAPHKKIDVQDLDCDFYTFSAHKMAGPTGVGVLYGKREVLERVEPMEFGGEMIDYVDMYDSTWKELPWKFEGGTPIIAGAIGLGAAIDFLEEIGMDNIERHEKHLVKYAMEQMREIEGLKIYGPQQDRSCLITFNLDTVHPHDLATVLDSYGIAVRAGHHCAQPLMRWLNVTATARASFYLYNTEEEVDVLIAGLKKTKEYFGNVFS; encoded by the coding sequence ATGAACGCCAAGGAGCTTCGGAAATATTTTCCCATCCTACACCAAGAAGTAAACGGACATCCGCTCGTTTATTTGGATAATGGTGCAACCTCTCAAAAGCCGATTCAGGTTATCGAGGCGATGGATAAATACTACAGGGAGTATAACTCCAATGTGCACCGTGGCGTGCACACCTTGGGTAACATAGCGACAGATGGGTACGAGGGCGCGCGTGAAAAAGTTCGCGCCTTCATCAACGCCCGTGAAGCCGCAGAAATCGTCTTTACACGTGGTACGACATCTGCTTGTAATACGGTAGCTTATGGCTATGCTCGCAAGTACCTGGGGCCTGGAGATGAAATCGTGACCACTTTGGTGGAGCATCACGCCAATTTCATTCCATGGCAGCAGGCAGCCAAGGCGACCGGAGCGACTTTCAAGTTCATTCCGCTGGCAGAGGACGGTACCGTTACTCTGGAAGCGGTCAAGGAAACAATTACGGACAATACCAAACTCGTTGCGATTCACCATGTTTCCAACGTATTGGGGGATACTACCCCAATCAAGGAAATTGCCCAAATCGCTCATCAGCATGGCGCACTTTTGTTTGTTGATGGAGCGCAGGGTGCTCCACACAAGAAAATCGACGTCCAGGATTTGGATTGCGATTTTTATACGTTTTCAGCGCACAAGATGGCAGGCCCGACAGGCGTAGGTGTTCTGTACGGCAAGCGTGAGGTGCTGGAGCGTGTGGAGCCGATGGAGTTCGGCGGAGAAATGATCGATTATGTGGATATGTACGATTCCACGTGGAAGGAGCTTCCTTGGAAATTTGAAGGAGGAACTCCGATCATCGCAGGAGCTATCGGATTGGGAGCAGCGATTGACTTTTTGGAAGAGATCGGAATGGACAATATCGAGCGCCATGAAAAACATCTCGTCAAGTACGCGATGGAACAAATGCGCGAGATCGAAGGATTGAAGATTTACGGCCCACAGCAGGACCGCAGCTGTTTAATTACATTCAACCTGGATACAGTACATCCGCATGACCTGGCGACGGTGCTGGACAGTTACGGAATCGCAGTTCGTGCCGGTCATCACTGCGCACAACCGCTGATGCGTTGGCTGAATGTGACGGCTACCGCTCGGGCAAGCTTCTACCTGTACAACACAGAAGAAGAAGTAGATGTGCTGATCGCGGGCTTGAAGAAGACGAAGGAGTATTTCGGCAATGTCTTCTCTTGA
- the sufU gene encoding Fe-S cluster assembly sulfur transfer protein SufU: MSSLDDLYRRVIMDHYQKPRNRGKLEESDGLIVNLNNPTCGDSISLSLKVEDGKVVDAKFLGEGCSISMSSASMMTDAVRGKPVAEALELSQKFSDMMQGKEIDDSIDLGDIEALSGVAKFPARIKCATLAWKALEQGVKQAEQE, translated from the coding sequence ATGTCTTCTCTTGATGATTTATACCGCCGCGTCATTATGGATCACTACCAGAAACCGCGCAACCGCGGCAAGCTGGAAGAATCCGACGGACTCATTGTGAATTTGAATAACCCGACCTGTGGCGACAGCATCTCGCTCTCCTTGAAAGTGGAGGACGGCAAAGTGGTGGACGCGAAGTTCCTTGGCGAAGGCTGTTCGATCAGCATGTCGTCTGCATCCATGATGACAGATGCTGTCAGAGGCAAGCCAGTAGCAGAAGCACTGGAGCTGTCGCAAAAATTCTCCGATATGATGCAAGGCAAAGAAATCGATGACTCGATTGATCTTGGTGATATCGAAGCCTTGTCTGGCGTAGCCAAGTTCCCAGCGCGAATCAAGTGCGCGACATTGGCTTGGAAAGCATTGGAGCAAGGTGTCAAACAGGCGGAGCAAGAATAA
- the sufB gene encoding Fe-S cluster assembly protein SufB — protein sequence MAVKGPEIQEYQYGFHDKDVSVFRTKKGLTREIVEEISKIKDEPAWMLEFRLKSLDIFNSMPMPKWGGDLDDLDFDSITYYVKPSEKQGRSWDEVPEEIKATFDKLGIPEAEQKFLAGVSAQYESEVVYHNMQEDLEKLGVLFCDMDSAVKLHPEIVKEYFATVIPPADNKFSALNSAVWSGGSFIYVPKGVKVETPLQAYFRINSENMGQFERTLIIADEDSFVHYVEGCTAPIYSTDSLHSAVVEIIVKERARCRYTTIQNWSNNVYNLVTKRAVAYADANMEWIDGNIGSKLTMKYPAVIMKGPRAKGTVLSIAVAGKGQHQDAGAKMIHLAPDCTSTIISKSISRDGGKVTYRGLSQFGRKSEGSKSNIKCDTLILDKLSTSDTIPYNEIMNDSITLEHEATVSKVSEDQLFYLMSRGLSEAEATEMIVMGFIEPFTKELPMEYAVEMNRLIKFEMEGSIG from the coding sequence ATGGCTGTTAAAGGCCCAGAAATACAGGAGTATCAGTACGGTTTCCACGATAAAGACGTTTCAGTATTCCGTACCAAAAAGGGTTTGACACGCGAGATCGTCGAAGAAATTTCGAAGATCAAGGATGAGCCAGCATGGATGCTGGAATTCCGCTTGAAATCGCTGGACATCTTCAACAGCATGCCGATGCCAAAATGGGGCGGCGATCTGGATGACCTCGATTTTGACAGCATCACCTACTACGTAAAGCCTTCTGAAAAGCAAGGCCGTAGCTGGGATGAGGTGCCAGAAGAAATCAAGGCAACCTTTGACAAGCTGGGTATTCCAGAAGCAGAGCAAAAGTTCCTCGCAGGTGTATCTGCTCAGTATGAATCTGAGGTTGTATACCACAACATGCAGGAAGACCTGGAAAAACTGGGCGTTCTCTTCTGCGACATGGATTCCGCAGTAAAACTGCACCCAGAAATCGTGAAGGAATACTTCGCGACAGTGATTCCTCCAGCAGACAACAAGTTTTCTGCATTGAACTCGGCAGTATGGTCCGGTGGTTCCTTCATTTACGTACCAAAAGGCGTAAAAGTAGAAACTCCACTGCAAGCCTACTTCCGTATTAACTCGGAGAACATGGGTCAATTCGAGCGTACGCTGATCATCGCCGATGAAGATTCCTTCGTTCACTATGTAGAGGGCTGTACAGCTCCAATCTACAGCACGGATTCCTTGCACTCCGCTGTCGTAGAAATCATTGTAAAAGAACGCGCTCGTTGCCGTTACACCACGATCCAAAACTGGTCCAACAACGTATACAACCTCGTTACTAAACGTGCGGTTGCATACGCGGATGCGAACATGGAATGGATCGATGGTAACATCGGTTCCAAGCTGACGATGAAATACCCAGCTGTTATCATGAAAGGACCTCGCGCAAAAGGTACCGTTCTTTCCATTGCAGTAGCAGGAAAAGGACAACACCAAGACGCAGGTGCGAAAATGATTCACCTGGCGCCAGATTGCACATCGACGATCATTTCTAAGTCGATTTCCCGTGATGGCGGAAAAGTAACCTACCGTGGTCTGTCGCAGTTTGGACGCAAGTCGGAAGGCTCCAAGTCCAACATCAAGTGCGATACGCTGATTTTGGATAAACTGTCCACGTCCGACACGATCCCGTACAACGAGATCATGAATGACAGCATCACGCTTGAGCACGAAGCGACTGTATCCAAGGTATCTGAGGATCAACTCTTCTACCTGATGAGCCGTGGTCTGTCTGAAGCAGAAGCAACTGAAATGATCGTAATGGGCTTCATCGAGCCATTCACGAAAGAATTGCCGATGGAGTATGCGGTTGAGATGAATCGTCTCATTAAGTTCGAGATGGAAGGTAGCATCGGTTAA
- a CDS encoding site-specific integrase, whose product MASFRKRGQNWEYRIVFIDRQTGKQKEKSKGGFRTKKEAQLAATEEESKINHFGFAENGGERVDSFFDDWLEIYKRPNLKPITYTLQERNVRLNILPRWGKYRLKDITRNEYQKWINELRGHYSEGTVRRIHSIFSTAMNDSVHEFRVLRENPVQKIKIPKQVDKSSKVAHFTREQLESFLDCVKAPVKNAKYQHSIQYYAFFTLLARTGLRVGEALALTWDDIDFDAKTLTVNKTLVYPLNSQPYLSTPKSKSSERTIKLDEITIKQMKRHRINQKEVCLMYKNYKPTKDNIIFHQHEGRWLRTNVVRDYFKEICKRAELPVLSPHALRHTHAVHLLEAGANIKYVSERLGHASVKVTADTYLHVTKKIEDDALALYERYVQK is encoded by the coding sequence ATGGCATCTTTCCGGAAACGTGGTCAGAACTGGGAATATCGGATAGTGTTTATTGATCGGCAAACTGGAAAACAAAAAGAAAAGTCTAAAGGAGGATTTCGAACCAAAAAGGAGGCACAACTCGCAGCAACTGAAGAGGAATCAAAGATCAATCATTTTGGTTTTGCTGAGAACGGAGGCGAACGGGTAGATAGCTTCTTCGACGATTGGTTGGAGATATATAAAAGGCCAAATTTGAAGCCGATCACCTATACTCTCCAGGAAAGGAATGTCCGACTTAACATCCTGCCTCGGTGGGGAAAATACCGACTGAAAGACATCACCCGAAATGAATACCAAAAATGGATCAACGAGTTACGAGGTCATTACAGCGAAGGCACAGTCAGACGGATACACAGCATATTCAGTACAGCTATGAATGATTCCGTCCACGAGTTTCGCGTTTTACGGGAAAATCCTGTTCAAAAGATCAAGATACCAAAGCAAGTAGACAAGTCAAGCAAGGTGGCTCACTTTACCCGAGAGCAGCTGGAAAGTTTTTTGGACTGTGTAAAAGCTCCAGTGAAAAATGCGAAATACCAACACTCCATCCAATACTATGCTTTTTTCACACTGCTCGCTCGTACCGGACTTCGGGTCGGCGAAGCACTTGCGCTGACCTGGGATGACATTGACTTTGATGCAAAAACATTAACGGTTAATAAGACTCTCGTCTATCCCTTGAATTCGCAGCCATACTTATCAACTCCGAAATCTAAAAGCAGTGAAAGAACTATCAAACTAGACGAAATCACAATAAAACAAATGAAACGTCATAGGATAAACCAAAAAGAGGTTTGCCTAATGTATAAAAACTACAAACCCACTAAAGACAATATTATTTTCCACCAACACGAGGGACGCTGGCTACGTACCAATGTGGTCCGTGATTACTTTAAAGAGATTTGTAAGCGAGCCGAACTTCCCGTTCTATCTCCTCACGCCCTCAGGCATACTCATGCCGTTCATTTACTTGAAGCTGGTGCAAATATAAAATACGTGTCCGAGCGACTTGGGCACGCAAGCGTGAAAGTCACAGCGGACACGTATCTACATGTTACGAAAAAGATTGAGGACGATGCTCTCGCACTATATGAGCGATACGTCCAAAAATAA
- a CDS encoding DNA-binding protein, translated as MSSETTKALITMPKELKTKLEEEAKNENRSLSNYIVTLLQKRHQ; from the coding sequence ATGTCATCAGAAACTACCAAGGCACTTATAACAATGCCCAAAGAGTTAAAAACGAAACTTGAAGAAGAAGCAAAAAATGAAAACAGAAGCTTGAGCAATTACATTGTTACATTGCTTCAAAAAAGGCACCAATAA
- a CDS encoding helix-turn-helix transcriptional regulator, producing MSGSIEELNRKEFGAALKTLREKARINDARVSQEKLAELLDVSRITIVNTEKGQNVPKASFVEKAYHLFQSGELVMRYVLIQQDKKEVSHLAMKIQPHDYKLAIRVIQMIMRESFSQGDLHGVITNLFRLILWDIEEKGKTSRRKIQYLTQAFINYDPEHNGFLDLLDELYHISKKRKNFDAFLSITEAITQEIKLDDRRLSQLFYQEATAFYIKGQHDKAYRLSNRAIEAMAGVVYQHTAHIYHRHSLICMQLAFYDEALEHAKVCLEMAPKASELHKLVKQGMARMYYMNQNFDEAKELWDELFKTMGKNDIRKVHSLNDIIFMEIRLGHFDKADKLIDECDRLLQLAEKEEWSFFQAEKLLLFRNKVLYHAQKTGDFFHKDVSDMLGELKVSYLKDEFELTKNFVLDKAFLSAKM from the coding sequence ATGAGCGGTTCAATTGAAGAGTTAAACAGAAAAGAGTTTGGAGCTGCTTTAAAAACGCTCCGTGAAAAAGCACGCATTAATGATGCACGAGTCAGCCAAGAGAAGTTAGCAGAGCTCCTGGATGTATCTAGGATAACAATAGTCAATACGGAGAAGGGACAAAACGTTCCCAAGGCTTCGTTTGTTGAAAAAGCATACCATTTGTTTCAAAGTGGCGAATTGGTCATGAGGTATGTGCTAATACAGCAAGATAAGAAAGAAGTATCTCACCTAGCAATGAAAATTCAGCCACATGACTATAAGCTCGCTATTCGGGTAATTCAAATGATTATGCGGGAATCGTTTAGTCAAGGGGATCTACATGGTGTGATTACAAATCTCTTTCGCTTAATCCTGTGGGACATCGAGGAGAAGGGAAAGACGAGTAGACGAAAAATACAATATCTAACTCAGGCGTTTATAAATTATGATCCTGAACACAACGGATTCTTAGATTTGCTTGACGAGTTGTATCACATTTCGAAAAAACGGAAAAACTTCGATGCGTTTCTTTCTATTACGGAGGCGATCACCCAAGAAATAAAGTTAGATGATCGGCGTTTATCGCAGTTATTCTATCAGGAAGCTACGGCTTTCTATATTAAAGGTCAACACGATAAAGCCTATAGGCTGTCTAATAGAGCGATAGAAGCAATGGCAGGGGTAGTTTACCAGCACACAGCGCACATCTACCACAGACATTCGCTTATATGTATGCAGCTTGCATTTTACGATGAGGCACTGGAACATGCAAAGGTTTGTTTGGAGATGGCACCAAAAGCGTCTGAACTGCACAAATTAGTAAAACAAGGCATGGCACGAATGTACTACATGAATCAAAATTTTGATGAGGCTAAAGAGCTCTGGGACGAATTATTTAAGACAATGGGTAAAAATGATATCAGAAAAGTGCATTCGCTTAATGACATCATTTTTATGGAAATCAGATTAGGGCATTTCGACAAAGCGGACAAGCTCATTGACGAATGTGACAGACTATTGCAACTTGCAGAAAAAGAAGAATGGTCTTTCTTCCAAGCAGAAAAGCTATTACTGTTTCGCAACAAAGTTCTGTATCACGCACAAAAAACAGGAGATTTTTTTCACAAAGATGTTTCTGACATGCTGGGGGAATTGAAAGTAAGCTATCTAAAAGATGAATTTGAGCTTACGAAAAACTTTGTCCTCGATAAGGCATTTTTGTCAGCTAAAATGTAA
- a CDS encoding helix-turn-helix domain-containing protein, whose protein sequence is MQNELGKTLEALRKAKKLSLRAVADITELNFSYIRDLELNVNRSSKKTVKPTTDTLQKLATAYDYPLENLLKLAGQVEVANAFEKILNDPDVNEKKKEAVRILMEMDDNAESLDRVIGILNALK, encoded by the coding sequence ATGCAAAATGAACTAGGAAAAACTCTTGAAGCCTTGAGGAAAGCCAAAAAACTCTCCTTGAGAGCAGTTGCAGATATAACCGAATTAAATTTCTCTTACATTCGCGATTTAGAATTGAATGTAAATCGGAGTTCGAAAAAAACAGTAAAGCCAACTACTGACACTCTTCAAAAACTGGCAACCGCTTATGACTATCCATTAGAGAATCTATTAAAATTGGCTGGTCAGGTAGAAGTGGCAAATGCTTTCGAAAAAATTCTCAATGACCCAGACGTAAACGAAAAGAAAAAAGAAGCTGTTCGTATCCTGATGGAAATGGACGACAACGCCGAAAGCCTCGATCGGGTAATTGGAATATTGAATGCACTGAAATAA
- a CDS encoding helix-turn-helix transcriptional regulator, with product MKNNIRILRRSPEYDLSQEELAIALGTTRDRISAIENGAIPGGKLMIKICIFFNRDIRDIFFTEDVVCTIQKVKKKRQKHEPKKAIRSAV from the coding sequence ATGAAAAATAACATCAGGATTTTACGGAGAAGTCCAGAGTATGATCTATCTCAAGAAGAACTAGCAATTGCCCTTGGAACAACAAGGGACAGGATCAGCGCTATTGAGAATGGGGCTATCCCTGGCGGAAAATTGATGATTAAGATTTGCATCTTTTTCAATCGTGATATACGCGATATTTTTTTTACCGAGGATGTTGTATGCACAATACAAAAGGTTAAAAAAAAACGCCAAAAACACGAGCCAAAAAAAGCTATTAGAAGTGCAGTATGA
- a CDS encoding group-specific protein, translating to MCHEKISELIKEVDAELVFWDKKELLRRTMMCWPTILNQFFYDPRFPKHKIGTKWYFPARETREFLTQWLSEQPKH from the coding sequence ATGTGCCATGAAAAGATTTCGGAATTGATCAAGGAAGTCGATGCAGAATTAGTTTTTTGGGACAAGAAAGAGCTATTACGCAGAACCATGATGTGTTGGCCCACTATTCTTAATCAGTTCTTTTATGATCCCAGATTCCCCAAACATAAAATAGGCACTAAATGGTACTTCCCAGCTAGAGAGACTAGAGAGTTTTTAACTCAGTGGTTATCTGAACAACCCAAGCATTGA
- a CDS encoding AbrB/MazE/SpoVT family DNA-binding domain-containing protein: MKSTGVVRKMDHLGRVVLPKELRNTFDIPEGTPMEIFVNNHQIILQKYVPGCVLCGSVEDVQSHKSGKLVCKGCL; this comes from the coding sequence ATGAAATCAACGGGCGTGGTAAGAAAAATGGATCATTTAGGACGAGTTGTTTTGCCAAAGGAGCTGCGCAACACCTTTGATATTCCGGAAGGTACCCCAATGGAGATCTTCGTGAACAATCACCAAATCATTCTCCAGAAGTATGTGCCTGGTTGTGTTTTGTGTGGAAGTGTTGAAGACGTTCAATCTCATAAAAGCGGGAAGTTGGTGTGTAAAGGATGCCTTTAA
- a CDS encoding siphovirus Gp157 family protein yields MNLYEMADQYAAILQVITEDETHSVGLADALEALKDAIEVKAENIVKMMKNIDGYMEVIRNEEKRLADRRRTLEIRRDGLKRYLEDQLGKAGLNHIKTPIFTVSLQKNAPSVQVLNESIIPSNYWVNTAPTLNKTMISELLKKGEEIPGVALHQGSSLRIR; encoded by the coding sequence ATGAATTTGTATGAAATGGCAGATCAATACGCTGCTATTTTACAAGTTATAACAGAAGATGAAACGCATTCTGTAGGCTTGGCAGATGCACTTGAAGCATTGAAGGACGCAATTGAAGTAAAAGCTGAAAACATTGTAAAGATGATGAAAAACATCGATGGCTATATGGAAGTGATTCGGAATGAAGAAAAGCGTCTTGCTGATCGCCGAAGAACATTGGAAATTCGGCGTGACGGTCTGAAACGTTATCTTGAAGATCAGCTTGGCAAGGCTGGTTTGAATCACATTAAAACGCCTATCTTTACAGTTTCCTTGCAGAAAAATGCCCCATCAGTCCAAGTGTTGAATGAATCAATCATTCCTTCGAATTATTGGGTGAACACAGCCCCAACCTTAAACAAGACAATGATATCTGAGTTGCTAAAAAAAGGGGAAGAAATTCCAGGCGTTGCCCTTCATCAGGGGAGTAGCCTTCGGATCCGGTAG
- a CDS encoding AAA family ATPase translates to MFTPTLAVREKLKGCLAVIGASGSGKTLSSLFIAYGMMRGAYPELDEASVWKKIGVVDTEHKRALLYVGTSVQDVQIGQFFHIDLQSPYSTERYEAAIEALKKAGCEVVIVDSLSHAWEGIGGILDKQIDLGGRFQDWKPLKPVIKKFVQTLTENDLHIIGTMRTKQDYQAVPDDTGRLQIRKLGLKPIQKDDLEYEFMIVFQIDQDHKAVTTKDNSNMFVELVGALTPEHGTNIYKWLELGIDVKAEEEKQRTEAIEKVNTILKNKPDAMKQIEQMEFKAGRKLDQFTLAMAQRALEILGG, encoded by the coding sequence ATGTTCACACCGACATTAGCTGTTCGGGAAAAGCTAAAAGGCTGCCTTGCAGTAATTGGAGCTTCTGGCAGTGGTAAAACCCTTTCCTCTCTCTTTATTGCCTATGGGATGATGCGGGGAGCGTACCCAGAGCTGGATGAGGCGTCCGTGTGGAAGAAAATCGGGGTTGTCGACACAGAACACAAGCGAGCTCTCCTGTATGTAGGGACAAGCGTCCAAGACGTTCAGATCGGGCAGTTCTTCCACATTGATTTGCAATCGCCGTATTCAACCGAGCGCTACGAAGCAGCCATAGAGGCATTAAAAAAAGCTGGTTGTGAGGTTGTTATTGTGGATAGCCTCTCTCATGCCTGGGAAGGTATTGGCGGCATTTTGGACAAGCAGATTGATCTCGGGGGCAGGTTCCAAGACTGGAAGCCCTTAAAGCCTGTGATTAAAAAATTTGTCCAGACGCTGACCGAAAACGATCTTCATATTATCGGAACCATGCGAACCAAGCAGGACTATCAAGCTGTTCCGGATGACACTGGACGTTTGCAGATCCGCAAATTAGGACTCAAGCCAATCCAAAAAGATGATCTGGAGTATGAGTTCATGATCGTATTTCAAATCGATCAGGACCATAAAGCAGTTACTACAAAGGACAATTCCAATATGTTCGTAGAGCTTGTTGGTGCGCTTACACCTGAACATGGGACGAATATTTACAAATGGCTCGAGCTCGGTATTGATGTAAAGGCCGAAGAGGAGAAGCAACGCACAGAAGCAATCGAAAAGGTCAACACAATCCTCAAAAATAAGCCTGACGCTATGAAGCAAATCGAACAAATGGAATTTAAGGCCGGAAGAAAACTGGATCAATTCACTTTGGCCATGGCTCAACGAGCCTTGGAGATATTAGGAGGATGA
- a CDS encoding DUF669 domain-containing protein, protein MGFKIDHSRAGSDFEPIKPGEYEVVPINYELKPATDSGNNRIVFDYEIRSDVDQPCQGQKLLYDNFTITENAMWRIQQASKAAGFPDGMEFANFKEWADTFKGKAVRVYVGERTHNGKKYPEVKRFMESIAAPVIEGKPLSDSDVPF, encoded by the coding sequence ATGGGTTTTAAAATCGATCATAGCAGAGCAGGTTCTGATTTCGAACCTATCAAGCCAGGAGAGTACGAAGTAGTTCCAATCAACTATGAGTTGAAACCCGCAACAGATAGCGGAAACAACCGAATCGTTTTTGACTATGAAATCCGCTCTGACGTGGATCAGCCTTGCCAAGGACAGAAGCTACTCTATGATAATTTCACCATCACGGAGAATGCCATGTGGAGGATTCAGCAAGCGTCAAAAGCAGCTGGTTTCCCTGACGGCATGGAATTTGCCAATTTCAAAGAATGGGCGGACACCTTCAAAGGAAAAGCAGTGCGTGTTTACGTTGGTGAAAGAACACATAATGGCAAAAAATATCCGGAAGTAAAACGATTTATGGAGTCAATAGCAGCTCCAGTTATTGAAGGTAAACCACTGTCCGACAGTGATGTGCCATTTTGA